The following proteins come from a genomic window of Anas platyrhynchos isolate ZD024472 breed Pekin duck chromosome 12, IASCAAS_PekinDuck_T2T, whole genome shotgun sequence:
- the POP4 gene encoding ribonuclease P protein subunit p29 isoform X1 — MEGALYGGLPRQAAEELSLQPQRSEEAKAFVSAFLKRSMPKMKDEAIQDALSRKAVILEHYAKKRKKQKRKKTKSFTAKQRREMRLFEIEPEQQRYAIFLPLHELWKQYIRDLCYGLKPDAQPQMVQAKLLKADLHGAIVTVTKSKCPSYVGIKGIILQEFKHIFKIITKEDKLKVVPKLNNVFSLEIDGFISYIYGSKFQLRASERSAKKFKLKGTIDL, encoded by the exons atggAGG GTGCGCTGTACGGCGGGCTGCCCCGACAGGCGGCGGAGGAGCTGAGCCTGCAG CCTCAGAGGTCAGAAGAGGCCAAAGCCTTTGTAAGCGCCTTCCTGAAGCGCAGCATGCCGAAAATGAAAGATGAAGCCATCCAGGATGCGTTGTCTCGGAAAGCTGTGATTCTGGAGCATTAcgccaaaaaaaggaaaaagcaaaagaggaagaaaactaaAAGCTTTACTGCCAAGCAGAGGCGAGAAATGCGTCTTTTTGAAATCGAACCGGAACAGCAGAG ATATGCAATCTTTTTACCACTGCATGAACTGTGGAAACAGTACATCAGAGACCTATGCTATGGACTTAAACCAGATGC ACAACCACAGATGGTTCAGGCCAAACTCCTAAAAGCTGATCTCCATGGAGCTATTGTTACAG ttacaaaatcaaaatgtcCCTCTTACGTTGGGATAAAAGGAATCATTCTACAGGAGTTTAAACATATCTTCAAAATTATCACTAAGGAGGACAAATTAAAAG ttgttcccaaactTAACAATGTATTTAGCTTGGAGATTGATGGCTTCATTTCCTATATCTACGGAAGCAAGTTCCAGCTCAGAGCAAGTGAGCGATCTGCAAAGAAGTTCAAGCTAAAAGGAACTATTGACCTATGA
- the POP4 gene encoding ribonuclease P protein subunit p29 isoform X2, protein MPKMKDEAIQDALSRKAVILEHYAKKRKKQKRKKTKSFTAKQRREMRLFEIEPEQQRYAIFLPLHELWKQYIRDLCYGLKPDAQPQMVQAKLLKADLHGAIVTVTKSKCPSYVGIKGIILQEFKHIFKIITKEDKLKVVPKLNNVFSLEIDGFISYIYGSKFQLRASERSAKKFKLKGTIDL, encoded by the exons ATGCCGAAAATGAAAGATGAAGCCATCCAGGATGCGTTGTCTCGGAAAGCTGTGATTCTGGAGCATTAcgccaaaaaaaggaaaaagcaaaagaggaagaaaactaaAAGCTTTACTGCCAAGCAGAGGCGAGAAATGCGTCTTTTTGAAATCGAACCGGAACAGCAGAG ATATGCAATCTTTTTACCACTGCATGAACTGTGGAAACAGTACATCAGAGACCTATGCTATGGACTTAAACCAGATGC ACAACCACAGATGGTTCAGGCCAAACTCCTAAAAGCTGATCTCCATGGAGCTATTGTTACAG ttacaaaatcaaaatgtcCCTCTTACGTTGGGATAAAAGGAATCATTCTACAGGAGTTTAAACATATCTTCAAAATTATCACTAAGGAGGACAAATTAAAAG ttgttcccaaactTAACAATGTATTTAGCTTGGAGATTGATGGCTTCATTTCCTATATCTACGGAAGCAAGTTCCAGCTCAGAGCAAGTGAGCGATCTGCAAAGAAGTTCAAGCTAAAAGGAACTATTGACCTATGA
- the PLEKHF1 gene encoding pleckstrin homology domain-containing family F member 1: MVDHLANTEINSQRIAAVENCFGASGQPLAVPGRVLLGEGILTKECRKKPKPRIFFLFNDILVYGSIVINKRKYNSQHIIPLEDVTLETLPDTLQMKNRWMIKTSKKSFVVSAASLTERKEWLSHLEECIRHLLTKTGRQPSTEHAAPWIPDKATDICMRCTQTKFSTLTRRHHCRKCGFVVCGDCSRQRFLMPRLSPKPLRVCNLCYRQLLAEQKKEAEADCQQLERYCSAIPGCEPSSGDDSDKSDDDKADQWPADTEFYTSEVSWSSFHS, from the coding sequence ATGGTGGACCACCTCGCAAACACTGAGATCAACAGCCAGCGCATCGCTGCTGTGGAAAACTGCTTTGGGGCTTCTGGCCAGCCCTTAGCTGTGCCAGGAAGAGTCCTCTTAGGAGAAGGGATTTTAACCAAAGAATGCCGCAAGAAACCAAAGCCTCGCATATTCTTCCTTTTCAACGACATCCTGGTGTACGGGAGCATAGTGATTAACAAAAGGAAGTACAATTCCCAGCACATCATCCCCCTTGAAGATGTCACTTTGGAGACGCTGCCAGACACCTTGCAGATGAAGAACCGCTGGATGATTAAAACCTCAAAGAAGTCCTTCGTGGTTTCTGCGGCCTCCCTGACAGAGCGGAAGGAGTGGCTCAGCCATCTGGAGGAGTGCATCAGGCACCTGCTGACAaagacaggcaggcagccctcCACGGAGCACGCGGCCCCTTGGATCCCAGACAAGGCGACAGACATCTGCATGCGCTGCACGCAGACCAAGTTCTCCACCCTCACTCGAAGGCACCACTGCCGCAAGTGTGGCTTTGTCGTGTGTGGGGACTGTTCCAGGCAGAGGTTTTTGATGCCCCGGCTGTCCCCCAAGCCCCTGAGGGTCTGCAACCTGTGCtacaggcagctgctggcagagcagaagAAGGAAGCAGAGGCTGattgccagcagctggagcggTACTGTTCTGCCATCCCAGGCTGCGAACCCTCCAGCGGTGACGACAGTGACAAATCCGACGATGACAAAGCTGACCAGTGGCCAGCAGACACGGAGTTTTATACCTCAGAAGTATCTTGGTCATCTTTCCATAGCTGA